The proteins below are encoded in one region of Desulfuromonadales bacterium:
- a CDS encoding nitrogenase component 1 gives MANNLGLEVKPVTETPESEIKRVAAWINTEEYKEKNFARQALVINPAHACQPLGAELAAHGFEGSLPFVHGSQGCASYYRSTFNRHFREPAPAVS, from the coding sequence ATGGCCAACAATCTCGGATTAGAAGTCAAGCCCGTCACCGAGACCCCCGAGTCGGAGATCAAGCGGGTCGCGGCATGGATCAATACCGAAGAGTACAAGGAGAAGAACTTCGCCCGCCAGGCGCTGGTCATCAACCCGGCCCACGCCTGCCAGCCGCTGGGCGCCGAGCTCGCCGCCCACGGCTTCGAGGGGAGCCTCCCCTTCGTCCACGGCTCGCAGGGGTGCGCCTCCTACTACCGCAGCACCTTCAACCGCCACTTCCGTGAGCCGGCGCCGGCGGTCTCC
- the nifD gene encoding nitrogenase molybdenum-iron protein alpha chain: MSEKIEKKTVAGITKESTQAMIDKSLEIYPEKGKKKRAPHLAPNDQLSGKACVKSNKKTIPGVMSARGCAYAGAKGVVWGPIRDMVHVSHGPVGCGWYSWGTRRNLMSGINGVDQFAMQFTSDFQEKDIVYGGDKKLSVLLREAKELFPLAKGISVLSECPVGLIGDDINAVAKASAKELDIPIIPCNCEGFRGVSQSLGHHISNDTIRDYIIETREFPEPIGPYDIALIGEYNIGGDAWSTKPLLEECGFNVKAVWTGDGEMEKIAATHQVKLNVIHCYRSMNYMCKVMEEKYGIPWIELNFFGPTKIRESLRKLAELFDDTIKAKVEAVIAKYDPLMQAVIDEYKPRLDAKKVMLYVGGLRPRHTVNAYEDLGMVVVGSGYEFAHSDDYDRTSPEMPDATVIYDDVSEYEFEQFADALKPDLIGSGIKEKYLFQKMGIPFRQMHSWDYSGPYHGYKGFPTFARDIDMAVNSPTWKLVKAPF; encoded by the coding sequence ATGTCTGAGAAAATAGAGAAGAAAACCGTCGCCGGGATTACGAAGGAATCGACCCAGGCGATGATCGACAAGAGCCTGGAAATCTATCCCGAGAAGGGGAAGAAGAAGCGCGCGCCACACCTGGCGCCCAACGACCAGCTCTCCGGCAAAGCCTGCGTCAAGTCGAACAAGAAGACCATCCCCGGCGTCATGAGTGCGCGCGGCTGCGCCTACGCCGGCGCCAAGGGGGTGGTCTGGGGGCCGATCCGCGACATGGTCCACGTCTCCCACGGCCCGGTCGGCTGCGGCTGGTACTCCTGGGGGACCCGGCGCAACCTGATGAGCGGCATCAACGGCGTCGACCAGTTCGCCATGCAGTTCACCTCCGACTTCCAGGAGAAGGACATCGTCTACGGCGGCGACAAGAAGCTCTCGGTCCTGCTGCGCGAGGCGAAGGAGCTCTTCCCGCTGGCCAAGGGGATCTCGGTCCTCTCCGAGTGCCCGGTGGGACTGATCGGCGACGACATCAACGCCGTGGCGAAGGCCTCCGCCAAGGAGCTCGACATCCCGATCATCCCCTGCAACTGCGAGGGATTCCGCGGCGTCTCCCAGTCTCTGGGCCACCACATCTCCAACGACACCATCCGCGACTACATCATCGAGACGCGCGAGTTTCCCGAGCCGATCGGGCCGTACGACATCGCCCTCATCGGCGAGTACAACATCGGCGGCGACGCCTGGTCGACCAAGCCGCTGCTGGAGGAGTGCGGCTTCAACGTCAAGGCGGTCTGGACCGGCGACGGCGAAATGGAGAAGATCGCCGCCACCCACCAGGTGAAGCTCAACGTCATCCACTGCTACCGCTCCATGAACTACATGTGCAAGGTGATGGAGGAGAAGTACGGCATTCCCTGGATCGAGCTGAACTTCTTCGGCCCGACCAAGATCCGGGAGAGCCTGCGCAAGCTCGCCGAGCTCTTCGACGACACCATCAAGGCGAAAGTGGAGGCGGTCATCGCCAAGTACGATCCGCTCATGCAGGCGGTGATCGATGAGTACAAGCCGCGCCTCGACGCGAAGAAGGTGATGCTCTACGTCGGCGGCCTGCGTCCCCGCCACACGGTCAACGCCTACGAGGACCTGGGGATGGTGGTGGTCGGCAGCGGCTACGAGTTCGCCCACTCGGACGACTACGACCGCACCTCCCCGGAGATGCCCGACGCCACCGTCATCTACGACGACGTCTCCGAGTACGAGTTCGAACAGTTCGCCGACGCCCTGAAGCCCGACCTGATCGGCAGCGGGATCAAGGAGAAGTACCTCTTCCAGAAGATGGGGATCCCCTTCCGGCAGATGCACAGCTGGGACTACTCCGGTCCGTACCACGGCTACAAGGGATTCCCGACCTTCGCCCGCGACATCGACATGGCGGTGAACAGCCCGACGTGGAAGCTGGTCAAGGCGCCTTTCTGA
- the nifH gene encoding nitrogenase iron protein: protein MAEKKLRQIAIYGKGGIGKSTTTQNTVAGLAALGKKVMIIGCDPKADSTRLILHAKAQTTVMDKVRELGTVEDLELDDVLKVGYGGVKCVESGGPEPGVGCAGRGVITAINFCEEEGAYTEDLDYVFYDVLGDVVCGGFAMPIRENKAEEIYIVVSGEMMAMYAANNIAKGILKYSSSGKVRLGGLICNSRNTDREADLIEALAKKLGTQMIHFVPRDNQVQRAELRRMTVIEYSPEHKQAEEYRTLAQKIADNKMLVVPTPLEMDDLEELLMEFGIMEAEDETIVGKAENA from the coding sequence ATGGCAGAGAAGAAACTTCGTCAGATCGCAATCTACGGCAAAGGCGGCATCGGCAAGTCCACCACCACTCAGAACACCGTGGCCGGCCTGGCCGCCCTCGGCAAGAAGGTGATGATCATCGGCTGCGACCCCAAGGCCGACTCCACCCGCCTGATCCTGCACGCCAAGGCCCAGACCACGGTCATGGACAAGGTCCGCGAGCTCGGCACCGTCGAGGACCTGGAACTGGATGACGTGCTCAAGGTCGGCTACGGCGGCGTCAAGTGCGTCGAGTCGGGCGGCCCCGAGCCGGGGGTCGGCTGCGCCGGCCGCGGCGTCATCACCGCCATCAACTTTTGCGAAGAAGAGGGCGCTTATACCGAAGACCTCGACTACGTCTTCTACGACGTCCTCGGCGACGTCGTCTGCGGCGGCTTCGCCATGCCGATCCGCGAGAACAAGGCCGAGGAGATCTACATCGTCGTCTCCGGCGAGATGATGGCCATGTACGCCGCCAACAACATCGCCAAGGGGATCCTCAAGTACTCCTCCTCGGGAAAGGTGCGACTGGGCGGCCTGATCTGCAACAGCCGCAACACCGACCGCGAGGCCGACCTGATCGAGGCGCTGGCCAAGAAGCTCGGCACCCAGATGATCCACTTCGTCCCCCGCGACAACCAGGTGCAGCGCGCCGAGCTGCGCCGCATGACGGTCATCGAGTACTCCCCCGAGCACAAGCAGGCCGAGGAGTACCGCACCCTGGCGCAGAAGATCGCCGACAACAAGATGCTGGTCGTTCCCACCCCACTGGAGATGGACGATCTCGAAGAGCTGCTGATGGAATTCGGCATCATGGAAGCCGAGGATGAGACGATCGTCGGCAAAGCGGAGAACGCCTGA
- a CDS encoding response regulator: MERILAIEDSRVVQAQLQDILQERYRLAIAGDGPAGIAAALHEPPDLILLDIYLPGMDGYAVCRALKGDARTREVPIVFITSLGSDEEKVRGFEAGADDYIVKPFYAGELLARVGLHLASRRERRLALEVERLKLLREMAVALSHEINNPLTAILGRLHLAERALGESDGAVREQLTEVRAELEKIRQIVDRLASASRDARTGYLLGEEMIDLHGI, encoded by the coding sequence GTGGAACGAATACTCGCCATAGAAGACAGCAGGGTCGTGCAGGCCCAGCTTCAGGACATTCTGCAGGAGCGCTACCGGCTGGCCATTGCCGGCGACGGTCCGGCGGGGATCGCCGCCGCCCTGCATGAGCCGCCCGACCTGATCCTGCTCGACATCTACCTGCCGGGGATGGACGGCTACGCCGTCTGCCGGGCTCTCAAGGGGGACGCGCGGACGCGCGAGGTGCCGATCGTCTTCATCACCTCCCTCGGCTCGGACGAAGAGAAGGTCCGGGGGTTCGAGGCGGGAGCCGACGACTACATCGTCAAGCCCTTCTATGCCGGGGAGCTGCTGGCGCGGGTCGGGCTCCACCTCGCCTCGCGGCGGGAGAGGCGGCTGGCGCTGGAGGTGGAGCGCCTGAAGCTGCTGCGGGAGATGGCCGTCGCCCTCAGCCACGAGATCAACAATCCCCTCACCGCCATCCTCGGCCGCCTGCACCTGGCGGAGCGGGCGCTGGGGGAGAGCGACGGCGCGGTCCGGGAGCAGTTGACGGAGGTCCGGGCGGAGTTGGAGAAGATCCGGCAGATCGTCGACCGGCTCGCCAGCGCCTCCCGGGATGCCAGGACGGGGTATCTGCTCGGGGAGGAGATGATCGACCTGCACGGGATCTGA